From the Tachyglossus aculeatus isolate mTacAcu1 chromosome 21, mTacAcu1.pri, whole genome shotgun sequence genome, one window contains:
- the RASD1 gene encoding dexamethasone-induced Ras-related protein 1 isoform X1 translates to MKLAAMIKKMRPSESEPSIPAKNCYRMVILGSSKVGKTAIVSRFLTGRFDDAYTPTIEDFHRKFYSIRGEVYQLDILDTSGNHPFPAMRRLSILTGDVFILVFSLDNRDSFEEVQRLKQQILETKSCLKNKTKENVEVPLVICGNKGDRDFYREVEAREIEQLVGGDPKRCAYFEISAKKNSSLDQMFRALFTMAKLPSEMSPDLHRKVSVQYCDLLHKKALKSKKLLKEGGGGEPGEAYGIVAPFARRPSVHSDLMYIREKAIGGGQAKDKERCVIS, encoded by the exons ATGAAACTGGCCGCGATGATCAAGAAGATGCGTCCCAGCGAGTCGGAGCCGAGCATCCCGGCCAAGAACTGCTACCGCATGGTCATCCTGGGCTCCTCCAAGGTGGGCAAGACGGCCATCGTGTCGCGCTTCCTCACGGGCCGCTTCGACGACGCCTACACGCCCACCATCGAGGACTTCCACCGCAAGTTCTACTCCATCCGCGGGGAGGTCTACCAGCTCGACATCCTCGACACCTCCGGCAACCACCCCTTCCCCGCCATGCGGCGCCTGTCCATCCTCACAG GAGACGTCTTTATCCTGGTGTTCAGCCTGGATAACCGAGACTCCTTCGAGGAGGTGCAGCGCCTCAAGCAGCAGATCCTGGAGACCAAGTCCTGCCTGAAGAACAAGACCAAGGAGAACGTGGAAGTGCCGCTGGTCATCTGCGGCAACAAGGGCGACCGGGACTTCTACCGGGAGGTGGAGGCCCGGGAGATCGAGCAGCTGGTGGGCGGCGACCCCAAGCGCTGCGCCTACTTCGAGATCTCGGCCAAGAAGAACAGCAGCTTAGACCAGATGTTCCGGGCCCTCTTCACCATGGCCAAGCTGCCCAGCGAGATGAGCCCGGACCTCCACCGCAAGGTCTCCGTGCAGTACTGTGACCTGTTGCACAAGAAGGCCCTCAAGAGCAAGAAGCTGCTGAAGGAGGGCGGCGGCGGAGAGCCGGGAGAAGCGTACGGCATCGTGGCCCCCTTCGCCCGCCGGCCCAGCGTCCACAGCGACCTCATGTACATCCGAGAAAAGGCCATCGGGGGTGGCCAGGCCAAAGACAAGGAGCGCTGCGTGATCAGCTAG
- the RASD1 gene encoding dexamethasone-induced Ras-related protein 1 isoform X2: MKLAAMIKKMRPSESEPSIPAKNCYRMVILGSSKVGKTAIVSRFLTGRFDDAYTPTIEDFHRKFYSIRGEVYQLDILDTSGNHPFPAMRRLSILTDPGDQVLPEEQDQGERGSAAGHLRQQGRPGLLPGGGGPGDRAAGGRRPQALRLLRDLGQEEQQLRPDVPGPLHHGQAAQRDEPGPPPQGLRAVL; the protein is encoded by the exons ATGAAACTGGCCGCGATGATCAAGAAGATGCGTCCCAGCGAGTCGGAGCCGAGCATCCCGGCCAAGAACTGCTACCGCATGGTCATCCTGGGCTCCTCCAAGGTGGGCAAGACGGCCATCGTGTCGCGCTTCCTCACGGGCCGCTTCGACGACGCCTACACGCCCACCATCGAGGACTTCCACCGCAAGTTCTACTCCATCCGCGGGGAGGTCTACCAGCTCGACATCCTCGACACCTCCGGCAACCACCCCTTCCCCGCCATGCGGCGCCTGTCCATCCTCACAG ATCCTGGAGACCAAGTCCTGCCTGAAGAACAAGACCAAGGAGAACGTGGAAGTGCCGCTGGTCATCTGCGGCAACAAGGGCGACCGGGACTTCTACCGGGAGGTGGAGGCCCGGGAGATCGAGCAGCTGGTGGGCGGCGACCCCAAGCGCTGCGCCTACTTCGAGATCTCGGCCAAGAAGAACAGCAGCTTAGACCAGATGTTCCGGGCCCTCTTCACCATGGCCAAGCTGCCCAGCGAGATGAGCCCGGACCTCCACCGCAAGGTCTCCGTGCAGTACTGTGA